GAATCCGAGTCAACCCGCCGTGTGCCGATGCCATTCTTCGAGCGTCACGACTCCCAGCTCGGGCGCCGGTCGTCCGGGAAGCATCGCGATGAATTCCAACGAGTGTCCGTCCGGGTCCTCGAAATATATGGATACGGCCGGCATCCAGGCGAAGACCAGAGGCTCTTCCCCGTCGTTCCGGAAGTTGCGGAGCGCGACGCCGCGCTTGCGGAGCGAGTCCATGACGTCCGGCAGCTCCTCCGGCGTCGTGCGGAACGCGATATGGCTCCGCACGATCAGCCCGGGCTCCGTCTTCCAAAGCCCCAGCATCGTGGCGCCGGGTCCCCCGATCCAATAGAATCGAGCGCCGCGGGCGTCCGTATGCGCCAAGGGCAAATTCAACGTTTGCTCGTAAAAAGCCGCCGAACGTTCCAAATCGGCTACGGCCAAATGCGCTTCGAATAGTCCGTAATGCCGAATCGGCTGTCCTTGTTGTTCCGCTCTCCTCTTGGAAAGTCTAATAGTTTCCATGTCTGTTCTCCTTCCTTCTCTACAGGCGCATCAATGTTTCGATACCTTCATGATATAGAAAGAAGAAGCGCCGCTCATCGGCAAGAAGGCCG
This genomic window from Paenibacillus sp. contains:
- a CDS encoding VOC family protein — encoded protein: METIRLSKRRAEQQGQPIRHYGLFEAHLAVADLERSAAFYEQTLNLPLAHTDARGARFYWIGGPGATMLGLWKTEPGLIVRSHIAFRTTPEELPDVMDSLRKRGVALRNFRNDGEEPLVFAWMPAVSIYFEDPDGHSLEFIAMLPGRPAPELGVVTLEEWHRHTAG